In Papaver somniferum cultivar HN1 chromosome 1, ASM357369v1, whole genome shotgun sequence, a genomic segment contains:
- the LOC113292139 gene encoding protein FAR1-RELATED SEQUENCE 5-like — protein MVFASAALSHVSGEVNENPFEILRLWIQSLSISFVPSKGAAGEVTQDHTGCFLGCETVTFDATSSLLAESIACNLGVSLAKSNNMILKEFYEANVDIAPRGDSIIEVSKSCSVSEDEGDIDGNYSNCSKDSLGFESDCEMVNEYCEKVENHETREIFSDGIETRMKEDPKIGMIFDTIDEAYEYYNRYARKVGFSVRIQRTNRNRTEKIRRQLLVCNCEGSYRKVRTPKKKRAERRFGCKAMFEIKLCDGDKYEVIGFCANHTHDLVPAWGSHYLKSQRKIEVPQQGIISKMYDSGIKPAEIFSYMREESGCARNLNFTRIDSNNFIQRIKRLEFFKKGDAQCLIDYFKKKKQENKHFFYCFRTNEDGETRGVFFCDAQSRRDYALFGDAVCFDTTFRTNNYNMLCAPIVGINNHGKTTLFGCGLIDGESTDAVVWLFNTFMEAMEGKRPVSIFSDQAPGILKAVEEVFPYSHHGLCLWHISQNAAKHLGKTFSEYKSFASDFKSCIYDPETIDEFEKNWKKMLEDYKLTNNEWLQGIYDLREKWAQVYSHSYFCAGITTTQRSESINKFLKSYFCNGKILLRQFFHKYSKAMTDRREKVLEEEFKTQQTSPNVFFYWNVAREAAKFYTRKMFSIFQEELKLIVGLLLEMEKEDGGIRIYKAKDIDDMRRIRTLTYNSIENSVSCSCRKFEFSGILCAHALKVFHDLQYKNLPPQYYLKRWSKKATNEVVFDASGDLIPNDNDTSATQCYSELSHISQRIVSKCCSQSKELFDLTKLSLLRVEQQMEAHIRSLKEQESNVPHSTSNAPTPVPNVIEEEVLRDPQKKISRGQSRKQIKGPFDTGVPKNSVKKGRTVDEVTMNQLVYNSERLEASQGVVDHQRLLLHSGSLLTQQAARSQNSTSIGTSISTTKRKPRICKPCDKGGHDTRNCPRKKEIGKLGIGIVVGGQVLDDNGHLDVNNG, from the exons ATGGTATTTGCTTCGGCTGCTTTAAGTCATGTTTCTGGTGAAGTAAATGAAAATCCTTTTGAGATCCTTAGACTGTGGATACAATCTTTATCAATAT CCTTTGTTCCTAGTAAAGGTGCAGCAGGAGAAGTAACACAAGATCATACTGGTTGCTTCTTAGGCTGTGAAACTGTAACTTTTGATGCTACTTCATCTTTACTTGCAGAATCCATTGCCTGCAATCTGGGTGTTTCGTTGGCAAAGAG CAACAACATGATTTTGAAAGAATTTTATGAAGCTAATGTCGATATTGCTCCTCGTGGAGATTCGATAATTGAG GTAAGTAAATCATGTAGCGTTAGCGAAGATGAAGGTGACATTGATGGTAATTATAGCAATTGTTCAAAAGATAGTTTGGGATTTGAAAGTGACTGTGAAATGGTAAATGAGTACTGTGAAAAGGTTGAAAATCATGAAACGAGAGAAATATTTTCAGATGGTATTGAAACTAGGATGAAAGAAGATCCAAAGATTGGAATGATATTTGACACAATAGACGAAGCTTATGAATACTACAACAGATACGCAAGAAAGGTTGGTTTTAGTGTGAGGATACAAAGAACAAATAGAAACCGAACCGAGAAAATTCGTCGGCAacttttggtttgtaattgtgaAGGTTCATACAGGAAGGTTAGAACACCTAAGAAGAAAAGAGCTGAACGAAGATTTGGATGTAAAGCTATGTTTGAGATTAAACTTTGTGATGGTGACAAGTATGAGGTAATCGGTTTTTGCGCGAATCATACACACGATCTCGTACCGGCATGGGGTTCCCATTATCTGAAGTCCCAAAGAAAAATCGAGGTTCCCCAACAGGGGATTATCAGTAAAATGTACGATTCTGGTATAAAACCGGCAGAAATTTTCTCATATATGCGTGAAGAATCTGGTTGCGCTAGAAACCTTAACTTCACTAGAATTGATTCTAACAATTTTATACAGAGGATTAAAAGGCTTGAATTCTTCAAGAAAGGTGATGCACAATGTCTCATAGActatttcaagaaaaagaaacagGAAAACAAGCATTTTTTCTACTGTTTTCGAACAAATGAAGACGGAGAAACACGTGGTGTTTTCTTTTGTGATGCACAGTCGAGAAGAGATTATGCATTATTTGGTGATGCCGTATGTTTCGACACGACGTTCCGGACGAATAATTACAACATGCTTTGTGCACCAATTGTGGGGATAAATAACCATGGGAAAACAACACTTTTTGGATGTGGACTAATAGATGGTGAATCAACTGATGCTGTGGTGTGGTTATTTAATACTTTCATGGAGGCTATGGAAGGAAAGAGACCTGTAAGTATATTTAGTGATCAAGCACCAGGAATTTTAAAAGCCGTTGAAGAAGTGTTTCCATATTCTCACCATGGATTATGCTTGTGGCATATCAGTCAAAACGCAGCTAAGCATTTGGGTAAAACATTTTCTGAGTATAAATCATTTGCATCAGATTTCAAATCTTGCATATATGATCCGGAAacaattgatgaatttgaaaaaaactggaaaaaaatGCTTGAGGATTATAAGCTTACAAATAATGAGTGGTTGCAAGGGATATATGATTTGCGAGAAAAGTGGGCTCAAGTTTACAGTCATTCTTATTTTTGTGCTGGAATAACCACAACACAGAGAAGTGAGAGCATTAACAAGTTTCTGAAGTCTTACTTCTGTAATGGAAAAATTCTTCTGCGACAATTTTTTCATAAATATTCTAAGGCTATGACTGATCGACGAGAAAAGGTATTGGAGGAGGAATTTAAAACGCAACAAACATCGcctaatgtttttttttattggaaTGTAGCGCGTGAAGCAGCTAAATTTTATACTCGAAAAATGTTCAGTATCTTTCAAGAAGAGCTCAAGTTAATTGTTGGGTTGTTATTGGAAATGGAAAAAGAAGATGGAGGCATTCGTATTTATAAGGCAAAAGATATTGACGATATGAGAAGGATACGTACACTCACATACAATAGCATCGAGAATTCGGTTTCATGTTCTTGTAGGAAGTTCGAATTTAGTGGAATTCTTTGTGCCCATGCACTAAAAGTCTTCCATGACTTGCAGTACAAAAATCTACCCCCGCAGTACTACTTAAAAAGATGGTCTAAAAAAGCTACAAACGAAGTTGTGTTCGACGCTTCTGGCGATTTAATCCCAAATGACAACGACACATCTGCTACACAGTGTTACAGTGAGTTGTCACATATTTCTCAAAGAATTGTTAGCAAGTGTTGTTCACAATCaaaagaattatttgatttgACTAAGTTGTCACTGCTGAGAGTGGAACAACAGATGGAGGCACACATACGTTCACTAAAGGAACAAGAGTCTAATGTTCCACATAGTACATCAAATGCCCCGACCCCGGTACCAAATGTGATTGAGGAGGAAGTACTTCGAGACCCACAAAAAAAGATTTCTAGAGGCCAATCAAGGAAACAGATAAAGGGTCCGTTTGACACTGGAGTACCAAAAAATTCAGTTAAAAAAG GTCGCACAGTGGATGAAGTTACCATGAACCAATTGGTGTATAATTCAGAAAGACTAGAAGCCTCACAAGGAGTTGTTGATCATCAAAGACTATTACTGCATAGTGGATCTCTTTTGACACAGCAG GCAGCACGTTCCCAAAACTCTACGTCTATTGGTACAAGTATCTCTACGACAAAGAGGAAACCAAGAATTTGCAAACCATGTGACAAGGGAGGTCACGATACTCGGAATTgcccaagaaaaaaagaaattgggAAATTGGGTATCGGCATTGTTGTTGGAGGCCAG GTACTTGATGATAATGGGCATTTAGACGTCAATAATGGTTAG
- the LOC113278533 gene encoding histone H2A.1-like, with translation MEGGKVGKGGRKGGDRKKAVTKSVKAGLQFPVGRITRFLKKGRYAQRVGSGAPVYLAAVLEYLAAEVLELAGNAARDNKKSRIVPRHLLLAVRNDEELGKLLAGVTIASGGVLPNINSVLLPKKGLDKETTTPKSPAGKSPRKAAA, from the exons ATGGAAGGAGGAAAGGTTGGAAAGGGAGGAAGGAAAGGTGGAGACAGAAAGAAGGCAGTAACAAAATCAGTCAAGGCTGGATTACAATTCCCAGTTGGTAGAATCACTCGTTTCTTAAAGAAAGGTCGTTATGCTCAACGTGTTGGTTCCGGTGCTCCGGTCTATCTCGCCGCTGTTCTTGAATACCTAGCTGCCGAG gttttggaaTTGGCCGGAAATGCTGCCAGGGATAACAAGAAATCAAGGATTGTACCAAGGCACTTACTATTAGCAGTAAGGAACGATGAAGAATTGGGAAAGTTACTCGCCGGAGTTACTATTGCTAGTGGTGGAGTTCTTCCAAATATCAACTCTGTTCTGTTGCCAAAGAAGGGTCTTGACAAGGAGACTACTACACCTAAATCTCCTGCTGGAAAATCTCCAAGGAAAGCTGCTGCCTAA
- the LOC113278552 gene encoding histone H2A.1-like, with protein MEGGKVGKGGRKGGDRKKAVTKSVKAGLQFPVGRITRFLKKGRYAQRVGSGAPVYLAAVLEYLAAEVMELAGNAARDNKKSRIIPRHVLLAVRNDEELGKLLAGVTIASGGVLPNINSVLLPKKGLDKETSTPKSSAPAGKSPRKAAA; from the exons ATGGAAGGAGGAAAGGTTGGAAAGGGAGGAAGGAAAGGTGGAGACAGGAAGAAAGCAGTAACAAAATCAGTGAAAGCTGGATTACAATTCCCAGTTGGTAGAATCACTCGTTTCTTGAAGAAGGGTCGTTATGCTCAACGTGTTGGTTCTGGTGCTCCGGTCTATCTCGCCGCCGTTCTTGAATACCTAGCTGCCGAG gttatggaattggctggaaatgctGCTAGGGATAACAAGAAATCAAGGATTATACCAAGGCATGTACTATTAGCAGTAAGGAATGATGAAGAATTAGGAAAGTTACTCGCCGGTGTTACTATTGCTAGCGGTGGTGTTCTTCCAAATATTAACTCTGTTTTGTTGCCAAAGAAGGGTCTTGACAAGGAGACTTCTACACCTAAATCTTCTGCTCCTGCCGGAAAATCTCCCAGGAAAGCTGCTGCCTAA
- the LOC113278584 gene encoding NADH dehydrogenase [ubiquinone] iron-sulfur protein 4, mitochondrial-like — MVSGIPPEHLHRRRVVIHSPAGSAIQQGSGRVGKWKIKFMPNQKWENPLMGWTSTGDPYANVGDPALSFESEEAAKKHGWEYVVKKHHKPLLKV; from the exons ATGGTTTCTGGTATCCCTCCAGAACATCTCCATAGAAGAAGG GTTGTAATCCACTCACCTGCTGGGAGTGCGATCCAACAAGGTTCTGGGAGAGTTGGAAAATGGAAGATCAAATTCATGCCAAACCAGAA GTGGGAAAATCCTTTGATGGGCTGGACATCAACTGGGGACCCATATGCCAATGTTGGCGATCCTGCACTTAGCTTCGAAAGTGAAGAAGCTGCAAAGAAACATGGATGGGAGTATGTG gttaagAAGCACCATAAGCCACTTTTAAAGGTTTGA
- the LOC113294202 gene encoding histone H2A.1-like, whose translation MEPCLFEFWQGYLVSDKVSHGRWIIFDFFRSPTEEKIVDNVGIGTNIVGRRCGISSTIVGNGKRDVFSLQKLNSFNNGRGKVGKGGRKGGDRKKAVTKSVKAGLQFPVGRITRFLKKGRYAQRVGSGAPVYLAAVLEYLAAEVLELAGNAARDNKKSRIVPRHLLLAVRNDEELGKLLAGVTIASGGVLPNINSVLLPKKGLDKETTTPKSPAGKSPRKAAA comes from the exons ATGGAG CCATGTCTCTTTGAGTTCTGGCAAGGATATCTTGTGTCTGATAAGGTCAGCCATGGTAGGTGGatcatttttgatttctttaGGAGCCCGACCGAAGAGAAAATTGTTGACAATGTTGGTATTGGTACAAATATTGTTGGCCGAAGGTGTGGTATCAGTAGCACCATTGTTGGAAATGGGAAACGTGACG TTTTCAGTCTTCAGAAGCTTAATTCGTTTAACAATGGAAGAGGAAAGGTTGGAAAGGGAGGAAGGAAAGGTGGAGACAGAAAGAAGGCAGTAACAAAATCAGTCAAGGCTGGATTACAATTCCCAGTTGGTAGAATCACTCGTTTCTTAAAGAAAGGTCGTTATGCTCAACGTGTTGGTTCCGGTGCTCCGGTCTATCTCGCCGCTGTTCTTGAATACCTAGCTGCCGAG gttttggaaTTGGCCGGAAATGCTGCCAGGGATAACAAGAAATCAAGGATTGTACCAAGGCACTTACTATTAGCAGTAAGGAACGATGAAGAATTGGGAAAGTTACTCGCCGGAGTTACTATTGCTAGTGGTGGAGTTCTTCCAAATATCAACTCTGTTCTGTTGCCAAAGAAGGGTCTTGACAAGGAGACTACTACACCTAAATCTCCTGCTGGAAAATCTCCAAGGAAAGCTGCTGCCTAA